A genome region from Pseudanabaena sp. Chao 1811 includes the following:
- a CDS encoding DUF7734 family protein, whose amino-acid sequence MTVNQGQQLEVYSSKHPQEVLLVKVKIGDELDEVMIFKGFSSSLMRSTAFDPDVPVIPDHAEIITIDRLTAPYKPTEPKYIQQGITWEQFKGA is encoded by the coding sequence ATGACTGTAAACCAAGGTCAACAACTCGAAGTATATAGCAGCAAACATCCTCAAGAGGTACTGTTAGTAAAGGTAAAAATTGGGGATGAACTCGATGAGGTGATGATATTCAAAGGTTTTTCTAGCTCTTTGATGCGATCAACCGCCTTCGATCCTGATGTACCTGTAATTCCTGATCATGCCGAAATTATCACTATTGATCGCCTCACTGCTCCCTATAAACCCACAGAGCCTAAGTACATCCAACAAGGGATAACATGGGAGCAGTTTAAAGGTGCTTGA
- a CDS encoding rhodanese-like domain-containing protein, with translation MNSNIDQSKIHKFQQVFANRRYLLPFAVVGALLVAGAGTLSILAYQHQMSLPVYLQSFSTPQISVQELASGKFKSVLLIDVRSLEEYQEDHIGNSQLVPLTDIESGLGISQVKTILQSYERTHRDKPTIILYCTSGMRSIKANQQLSHNGYRALTLTGGITAWRKQFTRSQDLQVLATK, from the coding sequence ATGAATTCCAATATAGACCAGAGCAAAATACATAAATTTCAGCAAGTTTTTGCTAACCGTCGATACTTGCTTCCTTTCGCGGTAGTTGGCGCTCTCTTGGTAGCTGGTGCTGGAACTCTGAGCATTCTTGCTTATCAACATCAAATGAGTTTACCTGTTTATTTACAAAGCTTTAGTACGCCGCAAATTTCGGTGCAGGAGTTGGCTAGTGGCAAGTTCAAGTCTGTACTGCTCATCGATGTGCGATCGCTTGAGGAATATCAAGAGGATCATATTGGCAATAGTCAACTTGTCCCACTGACAGATATTGAGTCAGGTTTGGGGATTTCACAGGTGAAAACTATTTTGCAAAGTTATGAAAGAACTCACCGTGATAAACCAACAATTATTTTGTACTGCACATCGGGAATGCGATCGATCAAGGCAAATCAGCAGCTTAGCCATAATGGCTATCGAGCTTTGACTCTAACGGGTGGCATTACGGCATGGCGTAAACAATTTACGCGATCGCAGGATTTGCAAGTATTAGCAACCAAATAA
- a CDS encoding pentapeptide repeat-containing protein, with the protein MSNYVNYRYRDFQNQSFQNEFRKGEDKTADFTGARLKGCDFRGAELTGADFSETAIGRDEKTFQSAIGQITLHIVLGIPLGLASWFLSQFTLAGCGVSEANPYAWLTDPFIWIAAFATAATISKGKALMLFLGLAFLMALASSLHSGVLAGISGILMVLGALGMSLFGFYLGYSKGSITVGMVWMAVGVSSAISAGYSWLYYQEIHYAILFAILTIIPAILATKAFNLHLAKVKRSAMTSFCGADLTRARFLNAVLQNCDFTMANLEDVDWCGATFNNCKFPKGWSPNWQEAIAQDINANQSVEKLAAKESQ; encoded by the coding sequence ATGAGTAATTATGTAAATTATCGTTATCGGGATTTTCAGAATCAATCATTTCAAAATGAATTTCGTAAAGGTGAAGATAAGACTGCTGACTTTACAGGTGCAAGGTTAAAAGGTTGTGATTTTCGAGGAGCAGAGCTAACAGGTGCTGATTTCTCAGAAACAGCGATCGGGCGAGACGAGAAAACATTTCAATCGGCGATCGGGCAAATCACCTTACACATTGTCTTGGGAATTCCTCTGGGACTAGCATCATGGTTTTTGAGCCAATTTACCCTTGCGGGTTGTGGGGTATCAGAGGCTAATCCCTATGCATGGTTGACAGATCCTTTTATTTGGATTGCCGCTTTTGCTACGGCAGCCACTATTTCTAAAGGAAAAGCTTTAATGCTCTTTTTAGGACTGGCTTTTTTGATGGCTTTAGCAAGTTCACTTCATAGCGGCGTTTTGGCTGGAATAAGTGGAATTCTCATGGTACTAGGTGCATTAGGGATGTCGCTATTTGGATTTTATCTAGGCTACTCAAAAGGCTCGATCACTGTGGGTATGGTATGGATGGCAGTGGGAGTATCTTCAGCAATTTCCGCAGGCTATAGTTGGTTATACTACCAAGAAATTCATTATGCGATTTTGTTTGCAATTTTGACGATTATTCCAGCTATTTTGGCAACTAAAGCTTTTAACCTCCATTTAGCTAAGGTAAAGAGGTCGGCGATGACTTCTTTTTGTGGTGCAGATTTAACTAGGGCAAGATTTTTAAATGCAGTTTTGCAGAATTGTGATTTTACAATGGCAAATTTAGAGGATGTAGATTGGTGCGGTGCAACCTTTAATAATTGCAAGTTTCCTAAAGGCTGGTCTCCCAATTGGCAAGAGGCGATCGCCCAAGATATTAACGCTAATCAATCGGTTGAAAAATTAGCTGCTAAAGAATCTCAATAA
- a CDS encoding type IV pilin-like G/H family protein: MIVQSKPTTIKIDLPDEHQTQLPLDTESFVEQEPTVESTDEAIQSEVKRPKKKPSFWRSFLYGSIAIGSAVGVTALFLPFLVSCGSPTRSRNAEAKTYVGTMNRLQQSIWLENQTFGKSISALNAEIKEETINHKYELESSDLATYQYAISKNDGAKSFVGAVFVMTENSQVFQKLNQPVKPPQASNQAVKKELTTFAILCESPKGIKTKLSKPFLNNGKPTCPEGTELIK, from the coding sequence ATGATCGTCCAATCTAAACCCACAACGATTAAGATTGACCTGCCAGATGAGCATCAGACACAATTGCCACTAGATACGGAAAGTTTTGTTGAGCAGGAACCTACAGTTGAATCAACTGATGAGGCAATTCAAAGTGAAGTTAAACGACCTAAAAAGAAACCATCTTTTTGGAGATCATTTTTGTATGGATCAATTGCTATTGGGTCGGCAGTTGGGGTAACGGCATTATTTCTGCCATTTTTGGTAAGTTGCGGTAGCCCAACAAGAAGTCGTAATGCCGAGGCTAAGACCTATGTTGGGACAATGAATAGATTGCAGCAGAGTATCTGGCTAGAAAATCAAACTTTTGGAAAGTCAATTTCTGCTTTGAATGCGGAGATAAAAGAGGAGACAATTAATCACAAGTACGAATTGGAAAGTTCAGATTTGGCGACTTATCAATATGCTATTTCCAAAAATGACGGGGCAAAAAGTTTTGTTGGCGCAGTATTTGTTATGACTGAAAATTCTCAAGTATTCCAAAAGCTAAATCAGCCAGTCAAGCCACCTCAGGCTTCAAATCAAGCGGTAAAAAAAGAGTTAACTACTTTCGCGATTCTATGTGAATCACCAAAAGGGATAAAAACAAAGTTGTCCAAGCCTTTCCTAAACAATGGCAAGCCGACCTGCCCTGAAGGAACCGAGTTAATAAAATAA
- a CDS encoding sterol desaturase family protein, with translation MLEIPDVIKGILILICVFIPLEKVLALHQQNLFREGWLTDLCYYFSGYFIGKGTIQILIVFSLLSQGSIPMLSRFVSQQPLSLQVVVSILIGDLCFYFAHRLLHTVPWLWQFHAIHHSSTHIDWLATVRVHPFEQIFTKACQMIPLYWLGFSTEALVIYAIFSSAIAFFIHANIRIQFPILKLLIATPEFHHWHHDRNPKISNKNFAVQLPIIDYIFGTWHMPQGETPTKYGSKLNIQTSYLNHLIYPFK, from the coding sequence ATGCTAGAAATACCTGATGTCATAAAAGGGATATTGATTCTAATTTGTGTATTTATTCCACTTGAGAAAGTATTAGCTTTGCATCAGCAAAATCTATTTCGTGAAGGTTGGCTAACTGATCTTTGTTATTATTTCTCAGGCTATTTTATTGGCAAAGGAACGATACAGATTTTAATAGTATTTTCCTTGCTCAGTCAAGGTTCAATACCGATGCTATCTAGGTTTGTATCTCAACAACCACTTAGCTTGCAAGTAGTAGTTTCTATCTTGATTGGTGATCTTTGTTTTTATTTTGCCCATCGCCTATTACATACTGTGCCTTGGTTATGGCAATTTCACGCAATTCATCATAGCTCAACCCATATTGACTGGCTAGCGACAGTTCGAGTGCATCCTTTCGAGCAGATTTTTACTAAAGCTTGTCAAATGATTCCCCTTTATTGGTTAGGGTTTTCAACAGAAGCCTTAGTAATTTATGCAATTTTTTCTAGTGCGATCGCTTTTTTTATTCATGCCAATATTCGTATTCAGTTTCCAATTTTAAAGTTGCTGATTGCGACACCAGAGTTTCATCATTGGCATCATGATCGCAATCCGAAAATATCTAATAAAAACTTTGCTGTCCAGTTGCCAATTATTGATTATATATTTGGCACTTGGCATATGCCTCAAGGAGAAACTCCAACCAAGTATGGCAGTAAATTAAATATTCAGACTAGTTACTTGAATCATTTAATCTATCCATTTAAGTAG
- a CDS encoding ATP-binding protein: MLSETRESIYARQVRLASLLLYQNVLEQEPWEAYEKLLKSLANYALDGHENSSRQLSYLFAYGKWFRAIAATGYNWRDYVISQLLISDNPFSQLAQTTDFAQLPMSLISAVKHDLHILEEMSLWGGDKLVDFINASENRAVAWHLSPNDLSKLSEEKRSLIIKFQETDDWTQLVADLANYYKHSGTGIFTEYEAFRWRKGHLEGIAYPDLVMLSDIVGYESQRQALYKNTEAFLAGYHSLHVLLYGSRGTGKSSMVKSLMYAYRDRGLRLVEVAKDDLKDLPIIAEVLRKVPQKFIIFVDDLSFEEESEDYKALKVVLEGNLSAQPNNLLVYATSNRRHLLREYFSDRPSLKTLSTSEEVNPWDTVQEKLSLSDRFGLTLTFLKADQEIYLKIVHHLAKRASIELPTEDLNFRALQWATRNNGQSGRTAQQFIDFLKADLEIKI, from the coding sequence ATGCTTAGTGAGACAAGGGAATCAATTTATGCAAGACAGGTGAGGCTCGCTTCACTACTGCTATATCAAAATGTATTAGAGCAAGAGCCTTGGGAAGCCTATGAGAAGCTATTGAAGTCCCTTGCCAACTATGCATTAGATGGACATGAAAATAGTTCACGACAGCTTAGCTATTTATTTGCCTATGGGAAATGGTTTAGGGCGATCGCAGCTACAGGATATAACTGGCGAGACTATGTAATTTCGCAGCTACTGATATCTGACAATCCTTTTAGTCAATTGGCGCAAACCACCGATTTTGCTCAACTACCGATGTCACTAATTTCAGCGGTGAAGCATGATCTCCACATCCTAGAGGAGATGAGTCTATGGGGAGGGGATAAACTCGTTGATTTTATTAATGCTTCTGAAAATCGTGCCGTAGCGTGGCACTTGTCACCTAATGATTTGTCAAAACTATCTGAAGAAAAGCGATCGCTAATTATTAAATTTCAAGAAACCGATGATTGGACGCAACTAGTAGCAGATCTGGCAAATTATTACAAACACTCAGGTACTGGCATATTTACTGAATATGAAGCGTTTCGTTGGCGTAAAGGTCATCTGGAGGGAATTGCCTATCCTGATCTAGTGATGCTATCAGATATAGTTGGATATGAGTCGCAGCGTCAGGCACTTTACAAAAATACGGAAGCATTTTTAGCGGGCTATCATTCCCTGCACGTACTTCTCTATGGTAGTCGTGGGACAGGCAAATCTTCAATGGTCAAGTCCTTAATGTATGCCTATCGCGATCGCGGTTTACGTCTAGTCGAAGTCGCCAAGGATGATCTAAAGGATTTACCAATTATTGCTGAAGTGTTGCGAAAAGTTCCACAGAAGTTCATCATTTTTGTGGATGATTTATCCTTTGAAGAAGAGAGCGAAGACTATAAAGCTCTCAAAGTAGTGTTAGAAGGAAATCTCTCTGCTCAACCGAATAATCTATTAGTTTACGCAACTTCCAATCGTCGTCATTTATTACGGGAATACTTTAGCGATCGCCCTAGCCTAAAAACACTGAGTACTAGTGAAGAGGTAAATCCTTGGGACACAGTACAAGAGAAGTTATCCCTAAGCGATCGCTTTGGTCTCACATTGACGTTTCTCAAAGCAGATCAAGAAATCTATCTCAAAATCGTCCATCATCTCGCTAAACGGGCAAGCATCGAACTTCCCACCGAAGACCTCAATTTTCGCGCCTTACAATGGGCAACCCGCAACAATGGGCAGTCGGGGCGCACTGCCCAACAATTTATCGACTTTCTCAAAGCAGATCTGGAAATCAAAATTTAA